One Bradyrhizobium zhanjiangense DNA segment encodes these proteins:
- the rpoC gene encoding DNA-directed RNA polymerase subunit beta', producing the protein MNQEIMNLFNPTTPAQVFDQIRISIASPEKILSWSYGEIKKPETINYRTFKPERDGLFCARIFGPIKDYECLCGKYKRMKYKGIICEKCSVEVTLSRVRRERMGHIELAAPVAHIWFLKSLPSRIGLLLDMTLKDLERILYFEYYVVLEPGLTALKDRQLLSEDEYLKAQDEYGQDSFTAMIGAEAIRELLKGMDLEKLEASLRVEMQETDSDIKHKKLAKRLKIVEAFRHSGNKPEWMIMTVVPVIPPDLRPLVPLDGGRFATSDLNDLYRRVINRNNRLKRLMELRAPDIIIRNEKRMLQEAVDALFDNGRRGRVITGANKRPLKSLADMLKGKQGRFRQNLLGKRVDYSGRSVIVVGPELRLHQCGLPKKMALELFKPFIYSRLDAKGLSTTVKQAKKLVEKERPEVWDILDEVIREHPVLLNRAPTLHRLGIQAFEPVLIEGKAIQLHPLVCSAFNADFDGDQMAVHVPLSLEAQLEARVLMMSTNNILHPANGQPIIVPSQDIVLGLYYVSIMREGLPGEGKVFGDMAELEHALHAKVIHLHTKIKYRWEGMDETGKVSKRWIETTAGRVMLGNLLPKNPRISYEIINKLMTKREISGVIDQVYRHCGQKETVIFCDRIMALGFYNAFKAGISFGKDDMVVPHGKWKIVDTTRTLAKDFEQQYNDGLITHGEKYNKVVDAWSKATEEIAKAMMKEISATKKTASGADADINSIYMMAHSGARGSPAQMRQLAGMRGLMAKPSGEIIETPIISNFKEGLSVLEYFNSTHGARKGLADTALKTANSGYLTRRLVDVAQDCIITQSDCGTKLGIKMRAIVDAGTVVASLGSRILGRTACEDVRDSSGKVIIKRDTLMEESHLDAIQQGGVQEVKIRSALTCELVNGICGKCYGRDLARGTPVNHGEAVGVIAAQSIGEPGTQLTMRTFHIGGAAQLNEQSFVEANFDGKIVIRNKAIARNSEGHLIAMVRNMVVAIVDADGTERATHRVQYGSRLHVDEGDMVKRGQRVVEWDPYTRPLLTEVEGTIGFEDLVEGQSISETLDEATGIAKRVVIDWRSTRGGSDLRPAIVVKGKDGKVLKLPRGGDARYMLSVDAILSVDVGAKVNPGDILARVSTESAKTRDITGGLPRVAELFEARRPKDAAIIAEIAGTIRFGRDYKNKRRISIEPMDKTEEPREYLIPKGKHIHLQDGDVVEKGDFIVEGNPAPHDILAVKGIEELAAYLVNEIQEVYRLQGVLINDKHIEVIVRQMLQKVEVTDQGDTDMISGEQVDKIEFDALNEKAKEEGKKPATGTPVLLGITKASLQTRSFFSAASFQETTRVLTEAAVNGKIDPLEGLKENVIVGRLIPAGTGASMAKIREVAMKRDKLILDEREKQAAVVSPAPEAEPMALPPAE; encoded by the coding sequence ATGAACCAAGAAATTATGAATCTCTTCAATCCGACGACGCCGGCTCAGGTCTTCGACCAGATCCGGATCTCGATCGCGTCTCCAGAAAAGATTCTGTCCTGGTCCTACGGCGAGATCAAGAAGCCGGAGACCATCAACTACCGTACCTTCAAGCCCGAGCGCGACGGGCTGTTCTGCGCCCGCATCTTCGGGCCGATCAAGGACTACGAGTGCTTGTGCGGCAAGTACAAGCGCATGAAGTACAAGGGCATCATCTGCGAGAAGTGCTCGGTCGAGGTCACGCTGTCGCGCGTCCGGCGCGAGCGCATGGGCCATATCGAGCTCGCAGCCCCCGTCGCCCACATCTGGTTCCTGAAGTCGCTGCCCTCGCGCATCGGCCTCCTGCTGGACATGACGCTGAAGGATCTCGAGCGGATCCTCTATTTCGAATACTACGTCGTGCTGGAGCCGGGCCTCACCGCGCTGAAGGACCGTCAGCTCCTGTCTGAAGACGAGTATCTGAAGGCGCAGGACGAGTACGGCCAGGATTCCTTCACCGCCATGATCGGCGCGGAAGCGATCCGCGAGCTGCTCAAGGGCATGGACCTGGAGAAGCTCGAGGCCTCCTTGCGCGTCGAGATGCAGGAGACCGACTCCGACATCAAGCACAAGAAGCTCGCCAAGCGCCTGAAGATCGTGGAAGCGTTCCGCCACTCCGGCAACAAGCCGGAATGGATGATCATGACCGTGGTCCCGGTGATCCCGCCGGACCTGCGTCCGCTGGTGCCGCTGGACGGCGGCCGCTTCGCGACCTCGGACCTCAACGACCTCTACCGCCGCGTCATCAACCGCAACAACCGCTTGAAGCGGCTGATGGAGCTGCGCGCGCCGGACATCATCATCCGCAACGAGAAGCGCATGCTTCAGGAAGCGGTCGATGCGCTGTTCGACAACGGCCGCCGCGGCCGCGTCATCACCGGCGCCAACAAGCGCCCGCTGAAGTCGCTCGCCGACATGCTCAAGGGCAAGCAGGGCCGCTTCCGTCAGAACCTGCTCGGCAAGCGCGTCGACTATTCGGGCCGTTCGGTGATCGTGGTCGGTCCCGAGCTGCGTCTGCATCAATGCGGCCTGCCGAAGAAGATGGCGCTGGAACTGTTCAAGCCGTTCATCTACTCGCGGCTTGACGCCAAGGGCCTGTCCACCACCGTGAAGCAGGCCAAGAAGCTGGTCGAGAAGGAGCGTCCCGAGGTCTGGGACATCCTGGATGAGGTGATCCGCGAGCATCCGGTGCTGCTCAACCGCGCGCCGACGCTGCATCGCCTCGGCATCCAGGCGTTCGAGCCCGTGCTGATCGAGGGCAAGGCGATCCAGCTGCACCCGCTGGTCTGCTCCGCGTTCAACGCCGACTTCGACGGCGACCAGATGGCCGTGCACGTTCCGCTGTCGCTTGAAGCGCAGCTGGAAGCGCGCGTGCTGATGATGTCGACCAACAACATCCTGCATCCGGCGAACGGTCAGCCGATCATCGTGCCGTCGCAGGACATCGTGCTGGGTCTGTACTACGTCTCGATCATGCGTGAAGGCCTGCCCGGTGAGGGCAAGGTGTTCGGCGACATGGCCGAGCTCGAGCACGCGCTGCACGCGAAGGTCATCCACCTCCACACCAAGATCAAGTACCGGTGGGAAGGCATGGACGAGACCGGCAAGGTCTCCAAGCGCTGGATCGAGACCACCGCCGGCCGCGTCATGCTGGGCAATCTGCTGCCGAAGAACCCGCGGATTTCGTACGAGATCATCAACAAGCTGATGACCAAGCGCGAGATCTCGGGCGTGATCGACCAGGTCTACCGTCATTGCGGCCAGAAGGAGACGGTGATCTTCTGCGACCGCATCATGGCGCTCGGCTTCTACAACGCGTTCAAGGCCGGCATCTCGTTCGGCAAGGACGACATGGTCGTGCCGCACGGCAAGTGGAAGATCGTCGATACCACCCGTACGCTGGCGAAGGATTTCGAACAGCAGTACAACGACGGTCTGATCACGCATGGCGAGAAGTACAACAAGGTCGTCGACGCCTGGTCGAAGGCCACGGAAGAAATCGCCAAGGCGATGATGAAGGAGATCTCCGCCACTAAGAAGACGGCGAGCGGAGCCGACGCCGACATCAACTCGATCTACATGATGGCTCACTCCGGTGCCCGCGGTTCGCCGGCCCAGATGCGCCAGCTCGCCGGCATGCGCGGCCTGATGGCCAAGCCGTCGGGTGAGATCATCGAGACGCCGATCATCTCGAACTTCAAGGAAGGCCTCTCGGTGCTCGAGTACTTCAACTCGACCCACGGCGCCCGCAAGGGCCTCGCGGACACCGCGTTGAAGACCGCGAACTCCGGCTACCTGACCCGTCGTCTCGTCGACGTGGCGCAGGACTGCATCATCACGCAGAGCGACTGCGGCACCAAGCTCGGCATCAAGATGCGCGCCATCGTCGATGCCGGCACCGTCGTTGCTTCGCTTGGTTCGCGCATCCTCGGACGCACGGCCTGCGAAGACGTGCGTGACAGCTCGGGCAAGGTGATCATCAAGCGCGACACGCTGATGGAAGAGAGCCATCTGGACGCCATCCAGCAGGGTGGCGTGCAGGAGGTTAAGATCCGCTCGGCACTGACCTGCGAGCTCGTCAACGGCATCTGCGGCAAGTGCTACGGCCGCGACCTCGCCCGCGGCACGCCGGTCAACCACGGCGAAGCGGTCGGCGTCATCGCGGCGCAGTCGATCGGCGAGCCGGGCACCCAGCTCACCATGCGCACCTTCCACATCGGCGGTGCGGCGCAGCTCAACGAGCAGTCCTTCGTCGAAGCCAACTTCGACGGCAAGATCGTGATCAGGAACAAGGCCATCGCCCGCAACAGCGAAGGTCATCTGATCGCGATGGTGCGCAACATGGTGGTGGCGATCGTCGATGCCGACGGCACCGAGCGTGCGACGCACCGTGTCCAGTACGGCTCGCGCCTGCACGTGGACGAAGGCGATATGGTTAAGCGCGGCCAGCGCGTCGTCGAGTGGGATCCCTATACCCGTCCGCTCCTCACCGAAGTCGAAGGTACGATCGGCTTCGAGGATCTGGTCGAGGGGCAATCGATCTCGGAAACGCTCGACGAGGCCACCGGTATCGCCAAGCGCGTGGTTATCGACTGGCGCTCGACCCGCGGCGGCTCGGACCTGCGTCCGGCCATCGTGGTCAAGGGCAAGGACGGCAAGGTGCTCAAGCTCCCCCGTGGCGGCGATGCCCGCTACATGCTGTCGGTCGACGCCATTCTCTCGGTCGACGTCGGAGCCAAGGTCAATCCGGGCGACATCCTCGCCCGTGTCTCGACCGAAAGCGCCAAGACGCGTGACATCACCGGCGGTCTGCCGCGGGTGGCGGAACTGTTCGAGGCACGGCGTCCGAAGGATGCGGCGATCATCGCCGAAATCGCGGGCACCATCCGGTTCGGACGCGACTACAAGAACAAGCGTCGCATCTCGATCGAGCCGATGGACAAGACCGAGGAGCCGCGCGAGTACCTGATCCCGAAGGGCAAGCACATCCACCTTCAGGACGGCGACGTCGTCGAAAAGGGCGACTTCATCGTGGAAGGCAACCCGGCGCCGCACGACATTCTTGCGGTGAAGGGCATCGAGGAGCTTGCGGCTTACCTGGTCAACGAAATCCAGGAGGTCTACCGGCTCCAGGGCGTGCTCATCAACGACAAGCACATCGAGGTGATTGTCCGTCAGATGCTCCAGAAGGTGGAAGTCACCGACCAGGGCGACACGGACATGATCTCCGGCGAGCAGGTCGACAAGATCGAGTTCGACGCGCTGAACGAGAAGGCCAAGGAAGAGGGCAAGAAGCCCGCCACGGGGACGCCGGTTCTGCTCGGCATCACCAAGGCGAGCCTCCAGACCCGCTCGTTCTTCTCGGCGGCCTCGTTCCAGGAGACCACCCGCGTCCTCACGGAAGCGGCGGTCAACGGCAAGATCGATCCGCTCGAAGGCCTCAAGGAGAACGTCATCGTCGGCCGGCTGATCCCGGCGGGCACCGGCGCCTCCATGGCCAAGATCCGCGAAGTCGCCATGAAGCGCGACAAGCTGATCCTGGACGAGCGCGAGAAGCAGGCGGCCGTCGTATCGCCCGCGCCGGAAGCGGAGCCAATGGCGCTGCCGCCGGCTGAATGA
- a CDS encoding FAD-dependent oxidoreductase, translating into MLDLAIVGGGPGGLMSAWYLKRKLGDLCRVTIFEASDRLGGKIVTRKFDSAPAMYEAGVAEIYDYSMTGPDPLRELIQHFGLQTIPMDAEQVQFGGELLNDIAGMRRKYGAKTAAAIEAFRKRCTEVMSPIEYYEGVGAHDNENPWAYKTAEQVLDEEVEDETAKRFFKVMARSDIATESHNTNGLNALKNYLMDVDGYIGLYSIQNGNEQLIECLQSEVNADIQLNHRVLTVGKAPTGRYQLKMMNGKGPETRDFDLVLMCLPHSWLATVGWEGEQLRKSMVKHVSYFDRPAHYLRVSILFDTPFWGERIPGAWFMSEAFGGCCVYNEGARHDVGKHGVLNWLIPGSDALAFANLSDQELIEAALKSLPASLGDARSHFMEGKIHRWLSSVNALPGGLPVRDVMTNHRPEPKQHPGIVVVGDYLFDSTLNGLLDSSDAATDIILTEMMRLRRERAQEDKPLSDKIDRDYFENYRGLGPYDEAWRHFTDPDYLTSLIGIVWGEAKGAKLLVAGSASGELVGALRDRGIDAWGIENNRAIHAKTPKALKKYNKLGSITDMPFKDGAFDFVFETSLCHVSPKQVVRAIRELHRVVKTGLVFGSITSDMAPALIDRYDLLRGVKKLGTWWEWSELFFGNGFDLSMHRKDCTDALWEATLAASKGPGQWYADADSLRYSFFDKVEDDD; encoded by the coding sequence ATGCTTGATCTCGCAATCGTAGGCGGCGGCCCCGGCGGGCTGATGAGCGCTTGGTATCTGAAGCGCAAGCTCGGCGACCTCTGCCGCGTCACCATCTTCGAGGCGTCCGACCGGCTCGGCGGCAAGATCGTCACGCGCAAATTCGATTCCGCGCCCGCGATGTACGAGGCCGGCGTTGCCGAGATCTACGACTACTCGATGACCGGGCCCGATCCGCTGCGCGAGCTGATCCAGCATTTCGGGCTTCAGACCATTCCGATGGATGCCGAGCAGGTGCAGTTCGGCGGCGAGCTCCTCAACGACATCGCTGGCATGCGCCGCAAATACGGCGCCAAGACCGCGGCCGCGATCGAGGCGTTCCGCAAGCGCTGCACCGAGGTGATGTCGCCGATCGAGTATTACGAGGGCGTCGGCGCGCACGACAACGAGAACCCCTGGGCCTACAAGACCGCCGAGCAGGTGCTCGACGAGGAGGTCGAGGACGAGACGGCAAAGCGTTTCTTCAAGGTCATGGCGCGCTCGGACATCGCGACCGAGAGCCACAACACCAACGGCCTCAATGCGCTCAAGAACTATCTGATGGACGTCGACGGCTATATCGGCCTCTATTCCATCCAGAACGGCAACGAGCAGCTGATCGAGTGCCTGCAGTCGGAGGTCAACGCCGACATCCAGCTCAATCACCGGGTGCTCACCGTCGGCAAGGCCCCGACCGGCCGTTATCAGCTCAAGATGATGAACGGCAAGGGGCCGGAAACGCGCGACTTCGATCTCGTGCTGATGTGCCTGCCGCATTCCTGGCTCGCGACCGTCGGCTGGGAAGGCGAGCAGCTGCGCAAGTCGATGGTCAAGCACGTCTCGTACTTCGACCGCCCGGCGCACTACTTGCGCGTCTCGATCCTGTTCGACACGCCGTTCTGGGGCGAGAGGATACCCGGCGCCTGGTTCATGTCGGAGGCCTTCGGCGGCTGCTGCGTCTACAACGAGGGCGCGCGCCACGACGTCGGCAAGCACGGCGTCTTGAACTGGCTCATTCCCGGCTCCGACGCGCTGGCCTTCGCCAACCTGTCGGACCAGGAGCTGATCGAGGCGGCGCTGAAATCGCTGCCGGCATCGCTCGGCGATGCGCGTTCGCATTTCATGGAAGGCAAGATCCACCGCTGGCTGTCGTCGGTGAACGCGCTGCCGGGCGGTCTGCCGGTGCGCGACGTCATGACCAATCACCGGCCCGAGCCGAAGCAGCATCCCGGCATCGTGGTGGTCGGCGACTACCTGTTCGACTCGACGCTGAACGGTCTGCTCGACTCCTCGGACGCGGCGACCGACATCATCCTCACCGAGATGATGCGCCTGCGACGCGAGCGCGCGCAGGAGGACAAGCCGCTCTCCGACAAGATCGACCGCGATTATTTCGAGAACTATCGCGGCCTCGGTCCCTATGACGAGGCGTGGCGCCACTTCACCGATCCCGATTATCTCACGAGCCTGATCGGCATCGTCTGGGGCGAGGCGAAGGGCGCCAAGCTGCTGGTCGCGGGCTCTGCCAGCGGCGAGCTGGTCGGTGCGCTGCGCGATCGCGGCATCGATGCATGGGGAATCGAGAACAACCGCGCCATTCACGCCAAAACGCCGAAGGCGCTGAAGAAGTACAACAAGCTCGGCTCGATCACCGACATGCCGTTCAAGGACGGTGCGTTCGACTTCGTGTTCGAGACCAGCCTTTGCCACGTTTCGCCGAAGCAGGTGGTCCGCGCGATTCGCGAGCTGCATCGTGTGGTCAAGACCGGCCTCGTGTTCGGCTCGATCACGTCGGACATGGCGCCGGCACTGATCGACCGCTACGACCTGCTGCGCGGGGTCAAGAAGCTCGGTACCTGGTGGGAATGGTCCGAACTGTTCTTCGGCAACGGCTTCGATCTGTCGATGCACCGCAAGGACTGCACCGATGCGCTCTGGGAGGCGACGCTCGCCGCGAGCAAGGGGCCGGGCCAGTGGTACGCCGACGCTGACAGCTTGCGCTATTCCTTCTTCGACAAGGTCGAGGACGACGACTAG
- the rplL gene encoding 50S ribosomal protein L7/L12, whose product MADLQKIVDDLSSLTVLEAAELAKLLEEKWGVSAAAAVAVAGPAAGGGAAAPAEEKTEFTVVLASAGDKKIEVIKEVRAITGLGLKEAKDLVEGAPKPLKEGVNKEEAEKIKAQIEKAGAKVELK is encoded by the coding sequence ATGGCTGACTTGCAGAAGATCGTTGACGACCTCTCGAGCCTCACCGTGCTCGAAGCTGCCGAACTCGCGAAGCTCCTCGAAGAGAAGTGGGGCGTTTCGGCTGCCGCGGCTGTTGCCGTGGCCGGCCCGGCTGCTGGCGGCGGCGCTGCCGCTCCGGCTGAAGAGAAGACCGAGTTCACGGTCGTTCTCGCCAGCGCCGGCGACAAGAAGATCGAGGTGATCAAGGAAGTCCGCGCCATCACCGGTCTCGGCCTGAAGGAAGCAAAGGACCTCGTCGAGGGTGCTCCGAAGCCGCTGAAGGAAGGCGTGAACAAGGAAGAAGCCGAGAAGATCAAGGCGCAGATCGAGAAGGCTGGCGCCAAGGTCGAGCTCAAGTAA
- the rpoB gene encoding DNA-directed RNA polymerase subunit beta — protein sequence MAQQTFTGRKRVRKFFGHIKEVAEMPNLIEVQKASYDQFLMVDEPQGGRLDEGLQAVFRSVFPISDFSGTSMLEFVRYEFEQPKYDVDECRQRGMTFAAPLKVTLRLIVFDIDEETGAKSVKDIKEQDVYMGDIPLMTMNGTFIVNGTERVIVSQMHRSPGVFFDHDKGKTHSSGKLLFAARVIPYRGSWLDIEFDAKDIVYARIDRRRKIPVTSLMFALGLDGEAILSTFYKKILYKRTKEGWRVPFDANRFRGYSTVNDLIDADTGKVVLEAGKKLTVRAARQLQEKGLKALRMADEELVGNYVAEDLVNPKTGEIHAEAGEEITDKLMKALNEQGYKELPLLDIDHVNVGPYIRNTLSADKNMTREDALFDIYRVMRPGEPPTLESAQAMFQSLFFDAERYDLSAVGRVKMNMRLDLDAPDTQRTLRKEDILSVIKTLVDLRDGKGEIDDIDHLGNRRVRSVGELMENQYRIGLLRMERAIKERMSSVDIDTVMPQDLINAKPAAAAVREFFGSSQLSQFMDQTNPLSEITHKRRLSALGPGGLTRERAGFEVRDVHPTHYGRICPIETPEGPNIGLINSLATFARVNKYGFVETPYRKVKDGRVTDEVVYLSAMEEGRYTVAQANVPLDPKGRFTEDLVVCRHAGEVLPVTPDKVDYMDVSPKQLVSVAAALIPFLENDDANRALMGSNMQRQAVPLVRAEAPFVGTGMEGVVARDSGAAIAARRSGVIDQIDATRVVIRATEDLDPTKSGVDIYRLMKYQRSNQSTCINQRPLVKVGDIVKKGDIIADGPSTDLGELALGRNVLVAFMPWNGYNFEDSILLSERIVKEDVFTSIHIEEFEVMARDTKLGPEEITRDIPNVSEEALKNLDEAGIVYIGAEVRAGDILVGKITPKGESPMTPEEKLLRAIFGEKASDVRDTSLRVPPGVQGTIVEVRVFNRHGVDKDERALAIEREEIERLAKDRDDEQAILDRNVYNRLAELLEGRQGIAGPKGFKKDTKITRAVLEEYPKSQWWLFASPNDKLMAEIEAMRKQYDESKKGLEQRFLDKVEKLQRGDELPPGVMKMVKVFVAVKRKIQPGDKMAGRHGNKGVVSKIVPIEDMPFLEDGTHADIVLNPLGVPSRMNVGQILETHLGWACAGLGKRIGQTVDAYLSKQDIKPLKETLKKVYGEDETIKSLNDNELIELGHNLSRGVPIATPVFDGAKEADIEEMLKLAGLDASGQSTVYDGRTGDPFDRKVTVGYIYMLKLHHLVDDKIHARSIGPYSLVTQQPLGGKAQFGGQRFGEMEVWALEAYGAAYTLQEMLTVKSDDVAGRTKVYEAIVRGDDTFEAGIPESFNVLVKEMRSLGLNVDLHNSKMGPAPTSEAAE from the coding sequence ATGGCGCAGCAGACATTCACCGGTCGCAAACGCGTTCGCAAGTTTTTCGGACACATCAAGGAAGTCGCCGAGATGCCGAACCTCATCGAGGTTCAGAAGGCGTCCTATGACCAGTTCCTGATGGTCGACGAGCCCCAGGGTGGCCGTCTCGACGAGGGTTTGCAGGCCGTGTTCCGCTCGGTGTTTCCGATCTCCGACTTCTCGGGCACCTCGATGCTGGAATTCGTCCGCTACGAGTTCGAGCAGCCGAAATACGACGTCGACGAGTGCCGCCAGCGCGGCATGACCTTCGCGGCTCCCCTCAAGGTGACGTTGCGCCTCATCGTGTTCGATATCGACGAGGAAACCGGCGCCAAGTCGGTGAAGGATATCAAGGAGCAGGACGTCTACATGGGCGACATCCCGCTCATGACGATGAACGGCACCTTCATCGTCAACGGCACCGAGCGCGTCATCGTCTCGCAGATGCACCGTTCGCCCGGCGTGTTTTTCGACCACGACAAGGGCAAGACCCATTCCTCGGGCAAGCTGCTGTTCGCCGCCCGCGTGATTCCCTATCGCGGTTCCTGGCTCGACATCGAGTTCGACGCCAAGGACATCGTCTATGCGCGTATCGACCGTCGCCGCAAGATTCCGGTGACGTCGCTGATGTTCGCGCTCGGCCTCGACGGCGAGGCGATCCTGTCCACGTTCTACAAGAAGATCCTCTACAAGCGGACCAAGGAAGGCTGGCGCGTTCCGTTCGACGCCAACCGCTTCCGCGGCTACTCGACCGTCAACGATTTGATCGACGCCGATACCGGCAAGGTCGTGCTCGAGGCCGGCAAGAAGCTCACCGTCCGTGCCGCCCGCCAGCTCCAGGAGAAGGGGCTGAAGGCGCTGCGCATGGCCGATGAGGAACTGGTCGGCAACTACGTCGCCGAGGACCTCGTCAACCCGAAGACCGGCGAGATCCATGCTGAAGCCGGTGAGGAAATCACCGACAAGCTGATGAAGGCGCTCAACGAGCAGGGCTACAAGGAGCTGCCGCTGCTCGACATCGACCACGTCAATGTCGGTCCCTACATCCGCAACACGCTGTCGGCCGACAAGAACATGACGCGTGAGGACGCGCTGTTCGACATCTATCGCGTCATGCGTCCCGGCGAGCCGCCGACGCTGGAATCGGCGCAGGCCATGTTCCAGTCGCTGTTCTTCGACGCCGAGCGCTACGACCTTTCCGCGGTCGGCCGCGTCAAGATGAACATGCGCCTCGACCTCGATGCGCCCGATACCCAGCGCACGCTGCGCAAGGAAGACATCCTCTCCGTCATCAAGACGCTGGTGGACCTGCGCGACGGCAAGGGCGAGATCGACGACATCGACCATCTCGGCAACCGCCGTGTGCGTTCGGTCGGCGAGCTCATGGAGAACCAGTACCGCATCGGCCTCCTGCGCATGGAGCGCGCGATCAAGGAGCGCATGTCCTCGGTCGACATCGACACGGTGATGCCGCAGGACCTGATCAACGCCAAGCCGGCGGCTGCGGCTGTGCGCGAGTTCTTCGGCTCCTCGCAGCTCTCGCAGTTCATGGACCAGACCAACCCGCTCAGCGAGATCACCCACAAGCGGCGCCTGTCGGCGCTCGGACCGGGCGGTCTGACCCGCGAGCGCGCCGGCTTCGAGGTGCGCGACGTGCATCCGACGCATTACGGCCGCATCTGCCCGATCGAGACGCCGGAAGGTCCGAACATCGGCCTGATCAACTCGCTCGCGACCTTCGCGCGCGTGAACAAGTACGGCTTCGTCGAGACGCCGTACCGCAAGGTCAAGGACGGTCGCGTCACCGACGAGGTCGTGTACCTCTCGGCGATGGAGGAGGGCCGCTACACGGTCGCGCAGGCCAACGTGCCGCTCGACCCGAAGGGCCGCTTCACCGAAGATCTCGTGGTCTGCCGTCACGCCGGCGAAGTCTTGCCGGTGACGCCTGATAAGGTCGACTACATGGACGTGTCGCCGAAGCAGCTCGTTTCGGTCGCTGCGGCGCTGATCCCGTTTCTCGAGAACGACGACGCCAACCGCGCGCTGATGGGCTCGAACATGCAGCGCCAGGCGGTGCCGCTGGTTCGCGCCGAGGCGCCGTTCGTCGGCACCGGCATGGAAGGCGTGGTTGCGCGTGACTCGGGTGCTGCGATCGCGGCGCGCCGTTCCGGCGTGATCGACCAGATCGATGCGACCCGCGTCGTCATCCGCGCCACGGAAGATCTCGATCCGACCAAGTCGGGCGTCGATATCTACCGGCTGATGAAGTACCAGCGCTCCAACCAGTCGACCTGCATCAACCAGCGTCCGCTGGTGAAGGTCGGCGACATCGTGAAGAAGGGCGACATCATCGCCGACGGCCCCTCGACCGATCTCGGCGAGCTCGCGCTCGGCCGCAACGTGCTGGTCGCGTTCATGCCGTGGAACGGCTACAACTTCGAAGACTCGATCCTGCTCTCCGAGCGGATCGTGAAGGAAGACGTCTTCACCTCGATCCACATCGAGGAGTTCGAGGTGATGGCCCGCGACACCAAGCTCGGACCTGAGGAAATCACCCGCGACATTCCGAACGTCTCGGAAGAAGCGCTGAAGAACCTCGACGAAGCCGGTATCGTCTACATCGGTGCGGAAGTGCGCGCCGGCGACATCCTGGTCGGCAAGATCACGCCGAAAGGCGAAAGCCCGATGACGCCGGAAGAGAAGCTCCTGCGCGCCATCTTCGGCGAGAAGGCTTCCGACGTTCGCGACACCTCGCTGCGCGTTCCTCCGGGCGTGCAGGGCACCATCGTCGAAGTGCGCGTGTTCAACCGTCACGGCGTCGACAAGGACGAGCGCGCGCTGGCGATCGAGCGGGAAGAGATCGAGCGTCTGGCCAAGGACCGCGACGACGAGCAGGCGATCCTCGACCGCAACGTCTACAACCGTCTTGCCGAGCTGCTCGAGGGACGGCAGGGCATCGCCGGTCCGAAGGGCTTCAAGAAGGACACCAAGATCACCCGTGCGGTGCTCGAGGAGTACCCGAAGTCGCAGTGGTGGCTGTTCGCCTCCCCGAACGACAAGCTGATGGCCGAGATCGAGGCCATGCGGAAGCAGTACGACGAGTCGAAGAAGGGGCTGGAACAGCGCTTCCTCGACAAGGTCGAGAAGCTTCAGCGCGGTGACGAGTTGCCGCCCGGCGTGATGAAGATGGTCAAGGTCTTCGTCGCGGTGAAGCGCAAGATCCAGCCCGGCGACAAGATGGCCGGCCGCCACGGCAACAAGGGCGTGGTGTCGAAGATCGTGCCGATCGAGGACATGCCGTTCCTCGAAGACGGCACGCATGCCGACATCGTGCTCAATCCGCTGGGCGTGCCCTCGCGCATGAACGTCGGACAGATCCTCGAGACCCATCTCGGCTGGGCCTGCGCCGGCCTCGGCAAGCGTATCGGCCAGACGGTCGATGCGTACCTGTCGAAGCAGGACATCAAGCCGCTGAAGGAAACCTTGAAGAAGGTCTACGGCGAGGACGAGACGATCAAGTCGCTCAACGACAACGAACTGATCGAGCTCGGCCACAACTTGAGCCGCGGCGTGCCGATCGCGACACCGGTGTTCGACGGCGCCAAGGAAGCCGACATCGAGGAGATGCTGAAGCTCGCCGGTCTCGACGCTTCGGGTCAGTCGACCGTCTATGACGGCCGCACCGGCGATCCGTTCGATCGCAAGGTGACGGTGGGCTACATCTACATGCTCAAGCTGCACCATCTCGTCGACGACAAGATCCACGCGCGTTCGATCGGTCCGTACTCGCTCGTCACCCAGCAGCCGCTGGGCGGCAAGGCGCAGTTCGGCGGCCAGCGCTTCGGCGAAATGGAGGTGTGGGCGCTCGAGGCTTATGGCGCGGCGTACACGCTCCAGGAGATGCTGACGGTGAAGTCGGACGACGTCGCCGGCCGCACCAAGGTGTACGAGGCGATCGTGCGCGGCGACGACACGTTCGAGGCCGGTATTCCGGAATCCTTCAACGTGCTGGTCAAGGAAATGCGCTCGCTCGGCCTCAACGTCGACCTGCACAACTCCAAGATGGGACCGGCGCCGACGTCGGAAGCGGCCGAGTAA